The proteins below come from a single Prolixibacter sp. NT017 genomic window:
- the gltX gene encoding glutamate--tRNA ligase, which yields MSERKVRVRFAPSPTGPLHMGGVRTALFNYLFAKGHGGDFLLRIEDTDQNRYVPGAEEYIMESLAWCGMQIDEGPKEGGPHGPYRQSERKELYHQYAEQLVASANAYYAFDTPEELEAARSDAEAKGETFTYNAATRGNMKNSLSLPEDEWKKMLADGVPAVVRFRMPDNESVTEDDLIRGRVTFETSLLDDKVLYKADGMPTYHLANVVDDHLMEITHVIRGEEWLSSMPLHVLLYRALGWSDTMPRFAHLPLILKPVGKGKLSKRDGDKMGFPVFPLEWKDPKSNEISRGYREDGYFPEAFINVLALLGWNPGTEQELFSMDELVNAFSLERVGKSGSRFDPEKTKWFNHQYLIGKSDDELAELFLPLLQEKGIDTGSEMVARICGMVKERCNFVPEIWEQSHFFFEAPTEYDAKVVKKRWKEGTPAMMTEIADFLETVENWKAPEIKEPFSAFVNGKEWGFGAVMNAFRLCLVGGGFGPDLFEICEIIGKEETIRRIRDGVASISR from the coding sequence ATGAGTGAGAGAAAAGTGAGGGTTCGTTTTGCTCCAAGTCCGACCGGACCGCTGCATATGGGCGGAGTGCGTACCGCGCTGTTCAATTACCTGTTTGCCAAAGGACACGGAGGCGATTTCCTGCTCCGCATCGAAGATACCGACCAAAACCGCTACGTACCGGGTGCCGAGGAATACATCATGGAAAGTCTGGCATGGTGCGGAATGCAGATCGATGAAGGCCCTAAAGAAGGTGGGCCACATGGGCCGTACAGGCAGAGTGAGCGTAAAGAGTTGTACCATCAATATGCCGAGCAGTTGGTAGCCAGTGCTAATGCCTACTATGCTTTTGATACGCCGGAGGAACTCGAAGCTGCGCGGAGCGATGCGGAAGCAAAAGGAGAAACTTTCACGTACAATGCGGCTACCCGTGGCAACATGAAGAACTCACTCTCACTGCCTGAGGACGAATGGAAGAAGATGTTGGCAGACGGCGTTCCCGCTGTTGTTCGTTTTCGGATGCCGGACAATGAATCGGTAACGGAGGATGATTTAATTCGTGGGCGGGTGACTTTCGAAACCTCGCTGCTCGATGACAAAGTATTGTACAAAGCCGATGGCATGCCAACCTACCACCTGGCCAATGTGGTGGATGATCACCTGATGGAGATTACACATGTTATTCGTGGCGAGGAGTGGTTGTCGTCGATGCCGCTGCATGTTTTGCTGTACCGGGCACTGGGCTGGAGCGATACCATGCCGCGCTTTGCTCACTTACCGCTTATCCTAAAGCCGGTGGGCAAAGGGAAGCTCTCGAAACGCGATGGTGATAAAATGGGTTTTCCGGTTTTCCCACTGGAGTGGAAAGACCCGAAATCGAATGAGATTTCACGCGGCTACCGCGAAGATGGATATTTCCCCGAAGCATTCATCAATGTATTGGCTTTGCTGGGTTGGAATCCCGGGACAGAACAGGAGCTTTTCTCAATGGATGAACTGGTCAATGCCTTTTCGCTGGAGCGGGTTGGTAAATCGGGGTCCCGTTTCGATCCGGAAAAAACCAAGTGGTTCAACCATCAGTATCTGATTGGGAAAAGTGATGATGAGCTGGCTGAATTATTTCTTCCGCTGTTGCAGGAAAAGGGAATTGATACCGGTTCTGAGATGGTCGCACGTATTTGCGGAATGGTGAAAGAGCGTTGTAATTTCGTCCCGGAAATTTGGGAACAGAGTCATTTCTTTTTTGAAGCGCCAACTGAGTACGATGCAAAAGTGGTGAAAAAGCGTTGGAAAGAAGGTACGCCAGCTATGATGACTGAAATCGCTGATTTCCTGGAAACCGTGGAAAACTGGAAAGCACCGGAAATTAAAGAGCCTTTCTCAGCTTTCGTAAATGGGAAAGAGTGGGGATTTGGAGCGGTCATGAATGCTTTCCGGCTTTGCCTGGTAGGCGGTGGATTTGGTCCTGACCTATTCGAGATATGCGAAATTATTGGAAAGGAAGAAACCATTCGCCGGATACGGGACGGGGTAGCCAGTATTAGTCGATAG
- a CDS encoding cadherin domain-containing protein: protein MKKPLLLSFIILLIGINVMAAGGPGLTDFSSPGNTRNDLELLAGTAPVITTTGPFSIAENSAVNDPVTTLNGTDDDGTLQNWTIVSATTVDVFSIDPSTGDITVANSSLLDYETIQSVTLTVTVSDGPEGDAATLTSAPVDIVINLTDVNEFTPVVEPAGPFTIAENTSTTTLIVKMTAKDDDGSATFSGWTISSGNSSGAFAIDASSGELTVVNSSVLDYETTTSFTIGVKVSDGTNLSEEETVTVNLVDLNDEIPVIDSGQGYTIDENTSVGTELGASGLTATDADAGTSFSGWIISSNVDPDGDGNFAFSINGDSGRLSVNDADDLDYETNPSLTIGVKVSDGLNLSDEETVTVSLVDLNDEIPIVTANQSFTIDENTSVGTAVGTSGLAATDADAGTSFSEWIISTNVDPDGDGNQAFSIDAGTGQLSVNDADDLDYETNPSLTIGVKVSDSKNLSAEQNVTINLNNLNDEAPVITADQRFSIPENSAYDYSVGTVAVTDPDSPLPTTYHDWSIKSGNTNGAFSIDASTGEIKVANSSELDLETTTSFTLGLTVNDGDNTSAQETVTIHLTDVNDIDPVITSDQSFDVDELSDNGTVVGTVKATDGDTTTTSFSSWTIKDGNTADNAFTINGTSGEITVANSSALDITVNPTFTLTLSVSDGVNTSADETVTISLTDINNQNPVVTNGQTFDVDENSAATTSVGTVAATDADSNTTFQNWTITSNVNGDGDANDAFAIDASTGEITVNDADDLDREANASLIIQVTVSDGANTSSAENVTINLNDVNDVIPVVDTGQSFSIAENSANGTVVGTATASDGDVSSTTFQNWTISSSTVAGAFAIDASTGQITVANSTALDRETVETITLGLTVGDGVNTSAAQDVTITLTDVNDVTPVITASQVFNVDEGSANATVVGTVAATDQDVTSTTFHDWTITGGNTDNAFGINASSGQITVTNSSALDFAVNPSFTLTLTVSDGTNTSAEGSVTINLNDVNNQAPVITADQTFTIDENSVNSNVVGTVAATDPDAGTTFQDWTIVSGNTNNAFAINVSTGEITVATSTALDKETTSSFTLSLTVSDGVNTSAEQTIAITLNDLNDEVPVVTANQTFSIDENSANGSSVGTVLATDGDVTATTFQNWTITDGNTNGAFAINGSTGEITVAKSTELNREVVTSYTLTVTVDDGVNTSAAQTLTVDVNDVNDVLPVITANQSFTIDENSVGGTVVGTLTATDGDVTATTFQTWQIVSNVNGDGDVNNAFTINTGTGEITVNDAGDLDREAASSFTIGVTVSDGVNTSAQQDVVIYLNDLNDEAPVITANQSFSIDENSPDDMVIGTLVATDIDVTATTFENWRIVSNVNPDNDVLNAFGINDATGEIFVNDSTDLDREANASLTIQVTVSDGVNTSDPVDVVINLNELNDVAPVVTANQSFTIKEKSDVGTTAGTLAATDGDISATTFQNWLIATNIDVDGDGTGAFALNIDTGVLTVADSDDLDREQNASLTIRVTVGDGVNTSDTADVVVNLSDTNNQPPVVTAGQSFPVNENTTNRTEVGTVVATDADVTATTFRDWTIVGGNDAGTFAINDSTGVITVADSTLLDRETIESIVLSITVSDSINVSAPEDVTITLNDVNDVAPVVTADQSFTIEENSANDLVIGTLVATDGDVSATTFQNWNILTGNASGTFALDESTGALSVADSTALDRETTSSFTLGVVTGDGVNTGDTVDVVINLTDVNDVTPVVTADQSFNVDENSVAGTTIGTVLATDGDVTPTTFTNWTISTGNDDNAFAIDSLSGVLSVNDPATLDREVLDSLIIGVFVSDGLDTSVVQNVTIHLNDVNDVLPVIAADSTFAIDENSPAGTVVGTASATDGDVTPTTFSNWTIVDGNTGGAFAIDGNSGQITVAQSSALDREKIDTLKLSVTVSDGVNTSAPELVIVTLNDVNDILPVIAAGQSFTLPENTVVGTSVGKIEVADSDVTASTFNNWQISTNFDGNGDGNPTFAIDSLSGNLTVNDPGDLDFETVPDFNIAVTVDDSVNTSLPVEVALHLTDKNDNAPVIITMPYFTIQENSEIGTLVAQFEATDVDVTPATFTWHIVKNTDPDMDGAEAFIINESNGNLYIRDKDDFDYEANDELKVRISVWDGINRSDYLEVIIGITNDTSDDVTTGLDDLALKEVKVYPNPAQSYFYIDGPVGETVHLIDMNGRLVKTALMESNIQRFDLSGTPKGIYLVQIQHKTVSKVIVR, encoded by the coding sequence ATGAAGAAACCTCTACTCTTGTCATTTATTATCCTATTAATCGGAATAAATGTTATGGCAGCAGGGGGACCTGGCCTGACTGACTTTTCGTCCCCCGGGAATACCCGAAATGATCTGGAATTATTAGCAGGTACGGCGCCTGTTATTACAACTACCGGACCCTTTAGTATTGCTGAAAATAGTGCGGTTAATGATCCTGTGACGACTCTTAATGGTACGGATGATGATGGAACTCTTCAAAACTGGACCATTGTTTCAGCTACAACAGTTGACGTATTTTCTATTGATCCCTCGACAGGTGATATAACGGTAGCGAATAGTTCACTTTTAGACTATGAGACGATTCAGTCTGTCACACTCACAGTTACGGTTAGTGACGGGCCGGAAGGAGATGCTGCGACTTTAACCAGTGCACCGGTTGATATAGTTATAAACCTGACAGATGTCAACGAGTTTACTCCGGTGGTTGAACCTGCCGGTCCGTTTACGATTGCTGAGAACACCTCCACCACTACCCTTATTGTGAAGATGACTGCAAAGGATGATGATGGTTCAGCAACGTTTAGTGGATGGACGATTTCGAGTGGAAATTCTTCCGGGGCGTTTGCCATTGATGCATCTTCAGGAGAGCTCACAGTTGTTAATAGTTCTGTACTGGATTACGAAACCACTACCTCGTTCACTATAGGTGTAAAGGTCAGTGACGGAACAAATCTCAGCGAAGAAGAAACTGTAACCGTCAATCTAGTCGATCTTAATGATGAGATTCCAGTTATCGACTCCGGGCAGGGATATACTATTGATGAAAATACGTCAGTCGGAACAGAGCTTGGAGCAAGCGGTTTGACAGCCACAGATGCTGATGCGGGAACCTCTTTTTCTGGATGGATCATTAGCAGTAATGTTGACCCTGACGGAGATGGGAATTTCGCTTTCTCTATCAATGGAGATAGCGGCCGGTTGTCAGTTAATGATGCAGATGATTTGGACTATGAAACGAATCCGTCTTTGACGATTGGCGTAAAGGTTAGTGATGGCTTGAATCTTAGTGACGAGGAAACTGTGACAGTTAGCCTGGTAGATCTTAATGATGAAATACCGATAGTTACAGCGAATCAAAGTTTTACTATCGATGAAAATACATCTGTTGGAACGGCAGTTGGGACAAGTGGTTTGGCAGCCACAGATGCTGATGCCGGGACTTCTTTTTCGGAATGGATAATTAGTACTAACGTCGATCCGGATGGGGATGGAAATCAGGCTTTCTCTATCGATGCCGGTACCGGACAGTTGTCTGTTAATGATGCAGATGATTTGGACTATGAAACGAATCCGTCTTTGACGATTGGCGTAAAGGTTAGTGATAGTAAAAATCTTAGCGCAGAGCAAAACGTGACCATTAACCTGAATAACCTGAATGATGAAGCTCCCGTTATAACCGCCGATCAACGTTTTTCTATTCCGGAAAATAGTGCATATGACTATTCGGTGGGGACAGTGGCCGTGACGGATCCTGATTCGCCGTTGCCCACTACGTACCATGATTGGAGCATTAAGAGTGGAAACACAAACGGAGCTTTTTCAATTGATGCCTCTACCGGCGAAATCAAAGTAGCTAACAGTTCAGAACTTGATTTGGAAACTACAACTTCATTTACTCTGGGGCTAACCGTGAATGACGGAGATAATACCAGCGCTCAGGAAACTGTTACCATCCATTTGACTGACGTTAACGATATCGATCCGGTGATTACTTCCGACCAATCCTTTGATGTGGATGAGCTTAGTGATAATGGTACGGTGGTTGGTACTGTGAAGGCAACAGATGGCGATACTACCACTACGAGTTTTTCATCATGGACTATTAAAGATGGCAATACTGCAGATAACGCTTTTACGATTAATGGTACATCTGGAGAGATAACGGTGGCCAATTCGTCTGCATTGGATATCACAGTGAATCCAACTTTTACGTTGACCCTTAGTGTTAGCGATGGCGTCAATACCAGCGCAGATGAGACGGTAACCATTAGTCTAACTGATATCAACAATCAAAATCCGGTTGTCACCAATGGCCAGACGTTTGATGTGGATGAAAACAGTGCTGCGACTACGTCGGTCGGAACGGTGGCTGCTACGGATGCAGACTCCAATACAACTTTCCAGAATTGGACAATTACCAGCAATGTGAATGGAGATGGTGACGCCAACGATGCTTTTGCTATTGATGCTTCTACGGGAGAAATAACGGTTAATGATGCAGACGATTTGGATAGGGAAGCCAACGCTTCTTTGATTATTCAAGTTACTGTTAGTGATGGAGCCAATACATCATCGGCTGAAAATGTAACCATCAATTTAAATGATGTGAATGATGTCATTCCGGTTGTTGATACCGGGCAATCTTTCAGCATAGCCGAGAATAGTGCAAACGGTACGGTTGTCGGAACAGCAACAGCATCGGATGGTGATGTTTCATCAACAACCTTCCAGAATTGGACAATCTCATCAAGCACAGTTGCAGGGGCTTTTGCAATTGATGCTTCGACGGGACAAATTACCGTCGCTAACTCGACTGCTCTGGATCGGGAAACCGTGGAAACCATCACACTTGGTTTGACGGTGGGAGACGGCGTTAATACCAGCGCCGCACAGGATGTGACTATCACATTGACGGATGTAAATGATGTGACTCCGGTGATAACTGCCAGCCAGGTATTCAATGTGGATGAAGGAAGCGCCAACGCTACCGTGGTGGGAACCGTTGCAGCAACCGATCAGGATGTAACTTCAACTACTTTCCACGATTGGACCATTACCGGCGGTAATACAGATAATGCTTTCGGGATTAATGCTTCTTCCGGACAGATAACGGTGACGAACAGTTCGGCATTGGACTTTGCGGTCAATCCATCTTTTACACTAACGTTAACGGTTAGTGACGGTACCAATACCAGTGCCGAAGGGAGTGTTACCATCAATTTGAATGACGTAAATAATCAGGCACCGGTTATCACAGCCGACCAAACCTTCACGATAGACGAAAACAGTGTCAATTCGAATGTTGTCGGAACTGTTGCCGCTACTGATCCTGATGCAGGAACCACTTTCCAGGATTGGACCATTGTTTCCGGCAACACGAACAATGCATTTGCGATTAATGTGTCGACCGGCGAAATTACGGTAGCGACAAGCACGGCCCTGGATAAGGAAACAACGTCATCTTTCACGCTTAGTTTAACGGTTAGCGATGGTGTGAATACCAGTGCAGAGCAGACTATTGCCATTACTTTGAATGATTTGAACGATGAGGTTCCGGTGGTGACAGCCAATCAGACTTTCTCTATCGATGAAAACAGTGCGAATGGTTCATCTGTAGGAACGGTTCTGGCCACTGACGGTGATGTAACGGCTACGACTTTCCAGAATTGGACGATTACCGATGGAAACACCAACGGAGCATTCGCCATTAATGGTTCTACCGGTGAAATCACAGTCGCTAAATCAACAGAGCTCAACAGGGAAGTCGTGACTTCCTACACGTTAACCGTTACTGTTGATGATGGCGTGAATACCAGTGCAGCCCAAACTCTTACGGTGGATGTGAATGATGTGAATGATGTATTGCCGGTTATTACCGCTAATCAGTCCTTTACTATTGATGAAAATAGTGTCGGTGGAACGGTTGTGGGAACTTTAACGGCGACGGACGGAGACGTCACAGCAACGACATTCCAGACATGGCAAATCGTTTCCAACGTGAATGGTGACGGGGACGTTAACAACGCCTTTACAATTAACACCGGGACGGGGGAGATAACAGTGAATGATGCCGGCGACTTGGACCGCGAAGCTGCTTCTTCTTTTACGATTGGAGTAACAGTAAGCGACGGAGTCAATACCAGTGCTCAGCAGGACGTGGTCATTTATTTAAATGATTTGAACGACGAAGCACCGGTTATAACAGCTAATCAGAGTTTCTCTATTGACGAGAACTCCCCGGACGATATGGTGATTGGAACGCTCGTGGCAACTGATATTGATGTGACGGCTACGACTTTTGAAAATTGGAGGATTGTCTCGAATGTGAATCCTGATAATGATGTTTTGAATGCTTTCGGTATCAATGATGCAACAGGCGAAATCTTTGTCAATGATTCAACAGATCTCGATCGGGAAGCGAATGCTTCACTGACCATCCAGGTAACGGTTTCGGATGGTGTAAATACCAGCGATCCGGTGGATGTCGTGATTAATTTGAATGAACTGAATGATGTTGCACCGGTGGTGACCGCCAATCAATCTTTTACCATTAAGGAAAAAAGTGATGTTGGAACAACGGCTGGAACCCTTGCTGCAACCGATGGCGATATCAGTGCAACAACCTTCCAAAATTGGCTCATCGCCACGAATATAGATGTAGACGGTGACGGAACAGGCGCTTTTGCGCTGAATATCGATACGGGAGTACTCACCGTCGCCGATTCAGACGATCTGGACCGTGAGCAAAATGCTTCTTTGACCATTCGGGTAACCGTTGGAGATGGCGTGAATACCAGTGATACGGCCGATGTGGTTGTTAATTTGAGCGACACCAACAACCAGCCTCCGGTGGTTACGGCCGGACAATCCTTTCCGGTTAATGAGAACACTACCAATAGAACCGAGGTAGGTACGGTGGTTGCTACTGATGCTGATGTAACGGCTACCACGTTCCGCGATTGGACGATTGTTGGTGGTAATGATGCCGGAACATTTGCCATCAATGATTCGACGGGAGTCATTACTGTTGCGGACAGTACCTTGCTCGACCGCGAAACTATTGAATCGATCGTGTTGAGTATTACCGTGAGTGATAGCATTAATGTGAGTGCTCCGGAGGATGTTACGATTACACTGAATGACGTCAATGATGTGGCACCGGTGGTTACCGCTGACCAGTCATTTACCATTGAAGAGAACAGTGCCAACGATTTGGTTATCGGAACGCTGGTGGCAACCGATGGTGATGTATCGGCTACTACCTTCCAAAACTGGAATATCCTTACAGGAAATGCTTCCGGAACCTTTGCTCTTGACGAATCTACTGGAGCGTTGTCTGTCGCTGACAGTACGGCACTTGATCGCGAAACTACTTCATCTTTCACTCTCGGTGTAGTAACCGGTGACGGGGTGAATACCGGCGATACAGTAGATGTAGTCATCAATCTCACCGATGTGAACGATGTGACGCCGGTTGTTACAGCCGATCAATCATTCAATGTTGACGAAAACAGTGTTGCCGGTACGACCATTGGAACGGTGCTCGCAACCGATGGTGACGTGACTCCAACAACCTTTACCAATTGGACAATTAGCACTGGAAATGATGATAATGCATTTGCCATTGATAGTTTGTCAGGTGTTCTTTCTGTCAACGATCCGGCAACGCTTGATCGCGAAGTCCTCGATTCATTGATTATCGGTGTCTTTGTCAGCGATGGACTGGATACCAGTGTAGTGCAAAATGTAACGATTCACCTGAATGATGTGAACGATGTTCTTCCTGTTATTGCAGCTGATTCGACATTTGCCATTGATGAGAACAGTCCTGCCGGCACGGTTGTGGGAACAGCTTCAGCTACGGATGGCGATGTAACCCCAACAACTTTCTCCAATTGGACTATCGTTGATGGAAACACAGGAGGAGCTTTCGCCATCGATGGCAATTCCGGCCAGATTACCGTTGCACAAAGCTCGGCACTGGACCGTGAAAAAATCGATACCCTGAAGCTGAGTGTAACGGTTAGCGATGGAGTGAATACCAGTGCTCCTGAGTTGGTCATTGTAACTCTGAACGATGTGAATGATATTCTGCCGGTTATTGCTGCCGGACAATCGTTTACCCTTCCGGAGAATACGGTGGTAGGAACGTCTGTTGGTAAGATAGAAGTTGCCGACAGCGATGTGACTGCCAGCACGTTCAACAATTGGCAAATATCGACCAATTTCGATGGAAACGGTGACGGTAATCCAACCTTTGCCATCGATAGTCTATCGGGTAACCTGACGGTCAACGATCCGGGTGATCTCGATTTCGAAACTGTGCCGGATTTTAACATCGCCGTAACGGTTGACGACAGTGTGAATACCAGCCTTCCGGTGGAAGTAGCCTTGCATCTGACGGATAAAAACGACAATGCACCGGTTATTATCACGATGCCTTATTTCACCATCCAGGAAAATTCCGAGATTGGAACACTGGTGGCCCAGTTTGAAGCTACGGACGTAGATGTTACGCCGGCAACCTTTACCTGGCACATTGTGAAAAATACTGATCCGGACATGGATGGGGCGGAAGCGTTTATCATTAATGAATCGAATGGTAATCTGTATATCCGCGACAAAGATGATTTCGATTATGAAGCCAACGATGAGCTGAAAGTCAGGATATCTGTCTGGGATGGCATTAACCGGAGTGACTATCTGGAAGTAATCATCGGCATCACAAATGATACCAGTGACGATGTAACAACCGGTTTGGATGACCTTGCCTTGAAAGAGGTGAAGGTGTACCCGAACCCTGCTCAAAGTTATTTCTATATAGACGGTCCTGTCGGGGAAACCGTACATCTGATCGACATGAATGGTAGATTGGTGAAAACAGCGCTGATGGAATCAAATATCCAACGCTTTGATCTATCCGGAACTCCAAAGGGAATCTACCTGGTGCAGATACAGCACAAAACCGTATCAAAAGTAATTGTCAGGTAA
- a CDS encoding DNA adenine methylase, producing the protein MVYPTHHKKPATARPFLKWAGGKRQLLPVITDALPKDLEKKPFVYVEPFVGSGAVLFRMLDKFPNIEKAVINDVNEDLIHAYRTIQEEPDALIEALQQLEKEYYGNPEEEFRQMHYQMVRQLFNERKASRAHHTAYLIFLNRTCYNGLYRVNKENQFNVPFGKHKNPKICNEANIRLVHKALQKVEIRLGDFDALNDLVTPDAFFYFDPPYKPISSTASFNAYSQNGFGDGDQERLKGFCDKLHETGAHWLLSNSDPKNEDPENHFFDELYGDYQIERVQARRAINSRGSRRGEISELLIRNYD; encoded by the coding sequence ATGGTTTATCCTACACATCATAAAAAGCCAGCTACTGCCCGACCCTTTTTGAAGTGGGCAGGTGGAAAAAGGCAGCTTTTGCCGGTTATTACAGATGCGCTTCCGAAAGATTTGGAGAAAAAACCCTTTGTGTATGTCGAGCCTTTCGTGGGCAGTGGGGCTGTACTTTTCAGGATGCTCGACAAATTTCCCAACATTGAAAAAGCTGTCATCAACGATGTTAATGAAGATTTGATTCATGCCTACCGGACTATTCAGGAGGAGCCGGATGCATTGATTGAGGCTTTGCAGCAACTGGAGAAAGAGTATTACGGTAACCCGGAAGAGGAGTTCCGGCAAATGCATTACCAGATGGTGCGACAGCTTTTCAATGAGCGGAAAGCGTCAAGAGCCCATCATACAGCTTACCTTATTTTTCTGAACCGGACGTGTTACAACGGATTGTACCGCGTGAACAAGGAGAATCAGTTCAATGTGCCTTTCGGGAAACACAAAAATCCGAAGATTTGCAATGAGGCTAACATCCGGTTGGTGCACAAAGCCTTGCAGAAGGTGGAGATTCGGCTGGGCGATTTTGATGCGTTAAACGACCTGGTGACTCCCGATGCTTTTTTCTACTTCGATCCACCCTACAAGCCTATCAGTTCAACGGCTTCATTTAATGCTTATTCGCAGAATGGATTTGGTGACGGCGATCAGGAACGCCTGAAGGGATTTTGCGACAAGTTGCACGAAACGGGAGCCCATTGGCTGCTCAGCAATTCCGATCCGAAGAACGAAGATCCGGAAAATCATTTCTTCGATGAATTGTACGGTGATTATCAAATCGAACGGGTGCAGGCGCGCCGGGCAATCAACTCGCGTGGAAGCCGGCGCGGAGAAATCAGTGAGTTGCTGATTCGGAATTACGACTAA
- a CDS encoding NADPH-dependent F420 reductase — MSKIGVLGTGMVGQAIASRLVGRGYEVCMGSRSAENEKAVAFAEKYGDLANNGTFADTAVFADEIVFNCTNGHASLTALELAGGENLKGKILIDVANPLDFTNGMPPKLLFCNDSSLGEQIQNHFPDSMVVKSLNTMNCEIMLHPEGIPGDHNVFVCGNDSDARTKVSELLQEFGWKDSNIIDLGDITAARGTEMLLPLWLRLFSKIGTVEFNFNIVRKP, encoded by the coding sequence ATGAGTAAAATTGGTGTCCTGGGAACTGGGATGGTCGGTCAGGCCATTGCGTCCCGTCTGGTCGGCAGAGGCTATGAAGTATGTATGGGCTCGCGTTCAGCTGAAAATGAAAAAGCTGTGGCTTTCGCCGAAAAATACGGAGACCTGGCCAACAACGGAACTTTCGCCGATACAGCTGTCTTCGCTGACGAAATCGTTTTCAATTGTACCAACGGACATGCATCCCTTACGGCACTCGAGTTGGCTGGCGGCGAAAATCTGAAGGGAAAAATCCTTATCGATGTGGCCAATCCTCTCGATTTTACAAACGGCATGCCGCCCAAACTACTCTTTTGCAACGATAGTTCGCTGGGAGAACAAATTCAGAATCATTTTCCCGATTCAATGGTGGTGAAGTCCCTCAACACCATGAATTGTGAAATTATGCTGCATCCCGAAGGCATTCCCGGTGACCACAACGTTTTCGTTTGTGGAAATGATTCCGATGCCCGAACGAAAGTCTCGGAATTGCTCCAGGAGTTCGGCTGGAAAGACAGTAACATCATCGACCTGGGCGATATTACCGCTGCCCGCGGAACCGAGATGCTGCTTCCACTCTGGCTTCGCTTATTCAGCAAAATCGGAACCGTGGAATTCAACTTCAATATTGTACGAAAACCTTAG
- a CDS encoding isoaspartyl peptidase/L-asparaginase family protein produces MNRTAFLLGYLFLFLFTSFLSTPSQAQPPKYVLVIHGGAGVISRENLGPELEKQFRDKLSEALDTGKAVLSRGGTAIDAVEHTIRVMEDSPLFNAGKGAVFSHYGTNEMDAAIMDGSTLNAGAVAGVGDVKNPISLARKVMEKSEHVMLYGSGASEFARQQELTIVDSSYFFTQRRWDALQRYLAKEGKNKFGTVGCAALDQYGNLAAGTSTGGMTNKKFHRIGDSPIIGAGTYASNQSCAISCTGHGEFFIRYTVARTIAALMEYKQLSFHDVANEIINNELVKSGGDGGMIGVDKDGNVVMMMNTPGMFRGFVKSTGDKYVAIYGDEE; encoded by the coding sequence ATGAACCGAACTGCCTTTCTCCTGGGTTATCTTTTCTTGTTCCTCTTCACAAGCTTTCTGTCCACTCCGTCACAGGCTCAACCTCCCAAATATGTTTTAGTAATTCACGGCGGTGCCGGTGTTATCAGTCGCGAAAATTTGGGCCCGGAACTGGAAAAACAATTCCGCGACAAACTCAGTGAAGCGCTCGATACGGGCAAGGCAGTTTTGTCGCGCGGCGGAACCGCCATCGATGCCGTAGAACACACCATTCGGGTGATGGAAGATTCTCCGCTGTTTAATGCCGGAAAAGGAGCCGTATTTTCCCACTACGGAACCAACGAAATGGATGCCGCCATCATGGATGGATCAACTCTGAATGCAGGCGCTGTCGCCGGAGTTGGCGATGTGAAAAATCCCATCTCGCTGGCGCGGAAAGTGATGGAGAAATCGGAACATGTGATGCTGTATGGTTCCGGCGCGTCGGAATTTGCCCGTCAGCAGGAATTGACGATAGTCGACAGCAGTTACTTCTTCACGCAAAGGCGATGGGATGCGCTACAACGTTACCTCGCGAAAGAAGGGAAAAACAAATTTGGAACCGTCGGTTGTGCCGCACTCGATCAGTATGGAAATCTGGCTGCAGGAACCTCGACCGGAGGCATGACGAATAAAAAGTTTCACCGCATTGGCGACTCTCCCATCATCGGAGCGGGAACGTATGCCAGCAATCAAAGTTGTGCAATTTCCTGCACCGGCCACGGCGAGTTCTTCATTCGGTACACGGTGGCGCGAACCATCGCTGCCCTGATGGAATACAAGCAACTTTCGTTTCACGATGTAGCCAACGAAATCATTAACAACGAACTGGTAAAGTCCGGTGGCGACGGTGGCATGATTGGCGTGGATAAAGACGGGAATGTGGTGATGATGATGAATACGCCGGGCATGTTCCGTGGCTTTGTGAAGTCGACTGGAGATAAATATGTTGCCATTTACGGCGACGAAGAATAA